A window of Helicoverpa armigera isolate CAAS_96S chromosome 30, ASM3070526v1, whole genome shotgun sequence contains these coding sequences:
- the LOC110381420 gene encoding BRCA1-associated RING domain protein 1: protein MNPTDLKNFIEALDTVKKDYTCGVCNNICKEPVVLKKCFHLICAEHTGLKHCPTCKIPLDDCATYIDDQLRVSIDSAKQLDKIFEQFRQKEPTVTSAKKPTKNDSVPASVKSAVTLSSAKKPLSDKTNSRPDLSETINSNFSSKFNKTNEKRNNKGETALHIVCRLGKIDRLKELLSLGANTNTKDNAGWTPLHEVVQNGRLDLVKLLLQYNTLIDVPGQGNETPLHEAVRYNHVEIAEELVKHGADMNARNCKGETPYQLASVDVKNRLRLASDNILQTQSVNVSHIAAVYTEIENDDIRLFCVSQYRSLLNKLKILAKHHSNVNIEAKFTKKVTHLIVDTEDRVCSPSLDILQGIVSSVWIISSEWATKSTEDHLEPFEDYEVQGVGTKTYMGPRNSRFNKYKQLPGIFNGCHFYLHNFNTKYEISKSIVLTKAILTKLITDAGGIVLRRAPNPELIPENEKLVPYHAKKDGKLVNCSHYIIFKEMYEPMYNMQHLKALPIGWLIECIEKYELCEPW from the coding sequence ATGAATCCTACTGACTTGAAAAACTTTATTGAAGCCTTGGACACGGTAAAGAAAGATTACACATGTGGAGTGTGCAATAACATATGTAAAGAACCCGTAGTTTTGAAGAAATGTTTTCATCTTATATGCGCTGAACACACCGGTTTGAAACACTGCCCAACCTGCAAAATACCTTTGGATGACTGTGCCACGTACATCGATGACCAGCTAAGAGTATCTATAGACTCCGCTAAACAGTTAGACAAGATATTTGAGCAATTCCGGCAAAAGGAACCTACCGTTACGTCGGCTAAGAAACCTACTAAGAACGACTCTGTCCCCGCGTCTGTTAAGAGCGCTGTCACTCTATCTAGTGCTAAGAAGCCCCTGTCTGATAAGACGAACTCTCGTCCGGACTTAAGCGAGACTATAAACTCGAATTTCAGCTcaaaattcaacaaaacaaatgaaaaacgcAACAACAAAGGTGAAACAGCCCTCCATATTGTCTGCCGTCTCGGTAAGATCGATAGACTTAAGGAGTTACTGAGTTTAGGTGCTAATACTAATACTAAAGACAACGCTGGCTGGACACCTTTGCATGAGGTCGTTCAAAACGGTCGATTAGACCTTGTCAAGCTTTTACTACAGTATAATACCCTAATAGATGTGCCAGGACAAGGTAATGAGACACCCCTACATGAAGCCGTAAGATACAACCATGTAGAAATCGCTGAAGAACTCGTAAAGCATGGAGCTGATATGAACGCACGGAACTGCAAAGGAGAAACACCATACCAACTCGCTTCGGTCGATGTCAAGAACAGATTACGACTTGCAAGTGATAATATACTGCAAACGCAAAGCGTTAACGTTTCCCACATTGCTGCTGTGTATACGGAGATAGAAAATGATGATATTCGCTTGTTTTGCGTGTCCCAGTACCGTAGTCTACTTAACAAGCTGAAAATATTAGCGAAACACCACAGCAATGTTAATATTGAAGctaaatttacaaaaaaggtcACGCATTTGATTGTAGACACCGAAGACAGAGTATGTAGTCCAAGTTTGGATATTTTGCAAGGAATCGTCAGCAGCGTTTGGATTATATCCTCAGAATGGGCAACAAAGTCTACCGAAGATCATTTAGAACCTTTCGAGGATTACGAAGTCCAAGGCGTCGGAACTAAAACGTATATGGGACCAAGAAACTCTCGTTTCAATAAGTACAAGCAGTTACCGGGCATTTTTAACGGCTGCCAtttctatttacataatttcaataCTAAATATGAAATTTCGAAGTCAATTGTGCTAACGAAAgctattttaacaaaattgatCACGGATGCAGGTGGCATAGTATTACGAAGGGCACCAAACCCGGAATTGATACCGGAAAACGAGAAATTGGTACCGTACCATGCGAAAAAAGATGGAAAGTTAGTGAACTGTTCccattatataatatttaaagaaatgtaTGAGCCTATGTATAATATGCAGCATTTGAAAGCTCTGCCAATCGGTTGGTTGATAGAATGCattgaaaaatatgaattgtGTGAACCATGGTAG